The window ACTACCCCCAAGGTTTGCGCCCGCCTCGACCCCTCTCCCGCTCCCTCCCGATCTGTATGTATGTAGATTGCTGTGCCCCGATCGCTCCTTCCGGTTCCCCGATTGCCCAGCTGGCGGCTGCATTCTAGCGTAGCGGGGATCCGGCCTTTGTTTCGCCCTGTATCGGTTAAATCTTTGTAGATCCTCGCATCTGACTCGTGATTGCTCTTGTTTTGGTCGAACTAAGGGCCTTGATTTGTACGTTTTAGGGTCTGCAATTTTTCAGGTGCTAGACATCGGTGGTGTATAGATCGGTCCCCTCTCTCTGGTTCTGATTCAATTTTGGTCTCCTGGTTGTTGAATTTTATGCTGTCATTAAATTACAATCCACACAGTATCTGGCAGGCAGATTCATGTTCACCTATGCATACATCTTGCTCGATTAATTTCTACCACCTTATTATATGCCTTAATTAAATATGCTTGTAATTAAATATGCTCTGAAATTTTTTTGAACTCTCATTTATCCCTGGTTGCTCCCCAGTATGTGTATGCAACCGTCGTCTGATCTGATCTGACACTGGCTTATGCTATATTTCAGAGGGTGGAAACTATTACCAAAGGGAGGGCAACTTTGGTGGAGGCCGTGGCAGAGGCCAGGGCtactatggtggtggtggtggcagaggaggccgTGGAAGGGGACGTGGGGCCGGATCCAGTCGTGTCTTTGAGGATGCCAACGGTCGTTTCTATCACGATGGCTATCAACGTGTCTACCTCACCAACGACCGTCCATACTATGGCAATGGCAACGGCAACCGcgactacaacaacaacaacggcaACGGAGGTGGCTACAACCAGGCCCCTGACTCTAACTACCGCAATGGTGGTGAGGGCCAGAGGTACGGCAATGATGACAGGCAGTACGGGAGGGACAACATGAAGTACGTTCCTAAGAGCAAGCCATCCTCTGTGGCTGCTTCTGATGTTGATACCAAGTCTGAAGGCAAGGTGGAGCCTGCTGCTGTGGAGAAGCAGGAGGAAGCCCCTGCTGCTCAGAATGTTGCTTCTGAATCTGACAAGTCTACAGGGTATGTTTCACCGAGCCTTTACCTTTCTGTTGGTTATTGTACAAGTTTTTCTTGCTTTGTTGTCAAATGTAACCATTATCCTTTAAGTTAACCTCATTGATGTTTGAAACTGTTGCAGGGATGTGCAAAAAGATGATtctaagaaggaagagggagagggtgccGAAAAGAAGCCAGAGGGAGAATGCGCTGATAAGGAGGGAGATGGCgccgagaagaaggagaagaccaaTAAGGCCAAGTGCATCAGTGGCTCTGTCAAGAGGAAGCTCAAGAAGCaaaagcctaagaaggaagactcTAATGGCGATGCTCCTAATGAGACCACTGCTGAGAAAGAGCAGGAGGCTCCCATCGAACAAGAGAAAATTGTACTTTCCTACACTTGCCTATACTTGCCTCTCGTACAGACCCTTTGCTCTGTTTTTCAAGCTTTTTACTGATGTGCTAATTTGGAGCAGGAGATGACCCTTGAAGAATATGAGAAGATGCAAGAAAAGAAGAAGTCTCTGGAGGCCTCTAAACCTGAGGAGAGGAGGGTTGCTGCTGTAGATTTTGAGGGTCTCCAGCTCTTGGAGAAGAAGAAGATTGAGGTTGATGCTAAATTGAAGGCGGAAAATGTTCGCAAGGCAAAGGAGGCTGCTGCAAAGGAAGCTAAACCTCGCAAGGTATGAACTATAGTCTACCAACAATAGGCATTTTGATGCTGCGATATGAAAGGGGCATGTTTTACTTTACTGAAATCTAGGCATTTCCTTATAGTATTACTTTATTGCACTTGTTAGTGATAGTGTGATCCTTACTTCTGCTGTTTGCTGCAGGTCAGCATCCAGGAGTATCTGAAGAATGAGGATGGTTCAGCGTACGTACCTCCGACACCACCAAGGCGCCCTCAATATGGTGGCGGCTACAGGGGAGGCCGTGGGAATGGTTCTTACAATGGCCGCAGCAGCCGTGACAACAGCTCTGAGCGCCGGGTCTACAATTCTGGCCGCGGCGAGAGTGCCATCGTGTTCCACAACGTTGAGGCCAACGCCAACGACAGTGGCGCCCCAAGGAGGGGTGAGGGCTACAATGGCGAGCGCCGGCAAGGCGGCTACCAGCAAGGCGGGTACAATGGCGGCAGGGGCAACGGCAGGTACCAGGAGCGCCAGGACGCCGGGAGCAAGCAGCAGGGTGGCTACTACCAGGAGCGCAGGGATGCCTACAATGGTGACCGCCGGGAGCAAGGCGGGTACAACAATGGTGGTGGCCGGGGCAATGGTGGTTACCAGGAGCGCAGGGATGGCTACAATGGCGACCGCCGGCAGCAAGGCGGGTACAACGGTGGCCGTGGCAATGGAGGTTACCAGGAGAACAATGGTGGCCGTGGCCAGGAGCGCCAGGATGCCTACAATGGTGAGCGCAGGCAGCAAGGCGGGTACAACAATGGTGGTGGCCGGGGCAATGGTGGTTACCAGGAGCGCCAGGAGGGTGGTGAGCGCAGGCAGCAAGGTGGGTACAACAATGGCGGCGGATACCAGCAGGGCGGCAACTACAGGCAGTGGCAAGGTCCCAGGCCAAAGCAGGACAAGGAGTTCACACCGGCCGACTTCCCGGCTCTAGGTGGCGCATCTCAGTCGCAGTCGCAGTCGCAGGCCCAGCCCCAGCCCCAGGCCTAGATaggtctttttttcttttcttattattGCGAGGGAGAGAAGTTTAGAGTTGAGAAGAGGAGACAGTTTTGTAACGGAGCTACTACGTGGTATCATGTGTTGCACTGGTTTTATTACAAGTTTTGGTGTTTACCTGTTGATTGATTTGATTGCTCCTGTTTCAGAATTGTGGGGATTTGGTTTTGATGTTGTCGTAAGCACTATGATATTTTTCTCTGCTTAATAGCAGAAGATATGAGCAGCAATCTTTTTAGACAAATTATTAGTAATTCCCTAAACTGAACTTGTAATAGCATTTCTGGAGTTGGCAAGCAATAGGGAATCGAGGCAGCTTCTTCCCTCTGCACCCCCGCACTGCTGCTCTGCGGCTTGGCTCACGAATTCTAACACTTTTTGTACCAGAGCATTGCTGGGGGCAAAAGAGGTTAGATTTGCAGTGATTCATGCAAACAATTCCTGGGGTGACGTCTTTGGGAGTTTCCCTTGATCTGTATAAAATTTATTAATTTGTTTAACATGAGGGGTGCTACAAAGGATAAATATGAAGTTGAGAACTAAAAGGTAGTCTCTCTTTTGGTTGTTTTGGTTGTTCCAGTTTATACTGTAGAATGACCTGGGAAGATTCTTATGATATAATTAAGTATATCTATTATAAGGAATATTGACTATTGTattgtattttttatttttagtttgaaAAATATTCTGTAAAAAAAATGAAAGGATAATAAGAAAATTCCAAAAAAGGAGAACTAattaaaaagattttattttgattttCCCATCCTCATGGCCTTTCTCCCGTGTTCGCCCTTTCTTGCTTGCCCCTAACCAGAATAAAGGTCACAATGAAACTGATAAATTGGACTCCGCTAAGACCTGCTTGATATGAGTAGATTGCCCCAGTATTTTACTTTGACAAGAACTTGGTTTTTTTAGCTATATGAGAAAGAGCTGGGTGTAGCCGAACCCCCCTCCTGGTAGATCAATACCTCGATTCGTATCTACTCACCGGGCGGAAAAAACATATAAATAGACAGTTTTCATTGAAACGATCAtttccaagttcaagatgttgttTCCCGGTGAAGAATTCCGCTAGTTTGGCATGTTGGTACCAAAATACTAACAGCTAGCAATCCATAAGCCATCTAGCTTCTCTCCGCTACGGCGACGGCTTATAACACGTCGATCCAGCTTTTCTTCCTGGCGCGGTAGAGGGAGGTCCATTGGGCGTAGAGAGAGTACCATGTGATCAGTATTTCGGTGAGCGAATGCAACTATCAGGGCGAAAGTCATCTTCTGcctcccgagctcatttgagctcgtgaTGAACAGTAAAATTCGGAAGAAAAAATGAGAAACATATAAAAATTTTGTGTTTTTTTGGGTGCAAACATTGACGAAAGTTCTCAGTGCTCCAAATTTTCATAAAAAATGACATTCATAGAAGTcgtggcaaaagaaaaaaaaatcagtaCTCCAAGATGTTATTAACCAAGCTGAAGCAAGGGCGAAGATGCGTTGTTAGGTGCTCCATTTTCCCATTGAGGACGAACCTCAACCTGTGCTCGAGAGATAGCTCTCCATACACTGATAAGGGATGTATGGATTCAGCCAACCAAGCTCTGTAGACAAAGCCGAAAGCTAATCAACCTGCTCTTGCATGTCTTGGACCAAACGAAGCGTATATCTATACATGCAGCCAACGCCCATCTGAATTTCAACCACCCATTGCTGAATCATCATTCATAACATCTGATGTTGTTGTCCTTTTTTTGTTTATTCGATACTTATTTTGAAGACGAGAGGACACAACAATGACGCGCTTACTGAACTTCAATgtacagtagtactccctccgttccaaaatagatgacccaactttgtgctACTTTagcacaaagttgggtcatctattttggaacggagggagtagttaagtaAAAGAACCGGTCAAATCCAACTATAGCAGCTCCAACCCGCGAGAAATCCATTGTTTCCACATTGGTCACATTTTAATTTCTGAAAGAAGAACGATGATCATCGTGACATCATACTGGCAGCAAAGCCCGACTGATCGTCTCCAACTTCTTCAATCCTGCACGCACACGCTGCTTCCTCGACTCGGTCGAATTGTGAGTTTGATCGTCTCTGTTGCTTTCTTTTAAAATGCATGGCGACCGTACCGGGTCAGAATTTAGTCTGGTTTGCTTTGCTGTTAGGCATGGTATTCGGTTACACTGAAATCATCATATATATATTTCCAACTGAACATGAGTTTTGATGTATTTTCCAGATTATCAGACTACATCCTTCAGAATTTTCTAGGTACCTTACTAATGAAACCATGCTAGTACTGTACATGAGTTTTGATGTATTATTAGATTCTCAAACTTATGATTCAGAAATAatgatattttttaaaattaaTTTATCTGTCCTCTGTTAATTTATTTTTTTGGAAAAGGGGAGTACCCAGGCCTACTCGATGGATGTCATGTGGATGGCCAACCAACCACTGCCTATGCCTGGGCTCACCAAGTTGCAGCAACAAGAGGCGCTTTGCTGAAACCAGCTCAACACTTTGCCCAGCACACTTGTGTCACTACTGAAACATGAACTGTTCACTGGAAGTACAACATCGCCGGTCTGAACTTCATCGTCATCAACAAGCCAGCAAGCCCACCGCCGCTGCCTTGACAAGAAGGCGTCACTCAAGGAGTTGAAGCGGAAGCAGAAAGAAGCTCCAGGAGGAGACGATCGAGAAACTTGTACCCACTCTGATGTAGCTGCAACATCGATCTGCTACTGGGTGTCATGCCATGTGGATGGCCAACCGTCTGTATAGATGAAAATCAGTGTATGGATGTGACTGGCAGTTTCCTTTGGCGAAATCTAGCTAGTTTACCATGATATGCTCATCAGGCCACTGAATAACTCTGCAAGAAAGAAAACCATCTCACCCAAATGCATGTTGGCTACTGATCGATGTCGTCTGTTTTTGGCAATGCTCGTTGCTCTCAGGATCAGGTGATTTATTTCAGGGATGTATATCTATCTGATTTGAACACGCAGGCAAACGCCCGCCCATCTGGATTTCCACGACGCTGCTTCCTCGACTCGACTCGGTCGGTCGAATTGTTCGCCTGGAAGAACACTCTGTGGAGGAATCCTTTTGCAACAAAGGTCGATCATGTTGAACAAAACTTTTGCAACATATATAGGGCATGGCGTGAAGGAGATGGTGCCGGCGGCTGCAGGAGGTTGCCACGGCCAAGGCGGGCGGTGGCGTCAAGGAATCACCGGCGGCCGGTGGAGGGAGCCGAGCGTGCGGCGCTGAACAACGCAGAGGCGGTGGCGCCACCGCCATGGCTGCTCTACGACTCTGAACAATCGACAACTAACAACACGATGTTCTGAGCaagtatactactccctccgtccggaaatacttgtcggagaaatgcataaaaatggatgtatgtagaactaaaatatgtctagatacatccatttcttcgacaagtattttcggacggagggattaCTTATTTTGTTCCACTGAATTTTTCTAGTGGTGAGATTTGCCGTCGCGTAACTGGACACAGTTGCATTTTTTTCCCAGACGCGTCATACTAGCTCAGATAGCAACGTCGTCCAAGACCTCAAACTGAAAAGTCGGAGTAGATGCAACTCAGTCAAATTTAAATGGACGAGCACAGCTCTTCGCAATTCTTTGGAATGACAAAACGCGGTTGTTATTCGCAATTCTTTGGAATGATAAAGCACGATTCATTTCATAATTAGCTGGTCTCTCGCGGATCGTGCACCGGTGGCGCGAGGCTGGATCGAACATCCTACCGGAGGACCCAAAACCCTAGGCGAAGAGGCCGCCTGATGTAATACCCTGTTGTTGCCCTGTTTTTGCCCCTTGCTTTTTCTTTCTTCTGTTTCAGTTGATCTTGCTGATTCTTTACTCTGATTTTTCTCAGTCAACTCATCTGGACTTAACAAATTTAAACCaactaaaaacctctctcactaGCTCTCCCTCCCTCTTTAGGACAGCCTCACATTTGCTTATAACCTAAAGAATATATATGTTCTTCAGCACATAGGAAATTAGGAAAATTCCTAGATAATTATCATAATTTATTTGGGTCAAATATACCTCATAATAGTCCCTGGCCCTACCAGAAACTTCTGCATTTGAGCCCCTCATCCACTTTTACATTCTGGTCCATTCTTTCACTTTGAACAACAAGTGCTAGCtagaaggacccatttgctctgcaaaTTTGCATACATACTCAGCCTAGTGACTACACCAATCACACCAAAGCTCACAACCAAACTCTGGTATTTTTGCATTTTGCAAATAACAAGCACCTActgtccagaaccttctagaagaaCCTGTACTCAACTCACTACACCTAGGCCCCAATTACAGCTTCAAACACTCCTATTTTAGCCCCCTCTAGCTACTGGACATAGCCAAATGCGACTAAAACCACCCAGGCGCCAGCACAAGGTGGTGATCGCGTGGCTGGCATGCATAGAGCGCGCGCTCTGTGCAGCGCCCGTGCCCTGCCCACGCGGCCGCCGTCCAACCGCTTGGATCTAGAGCTCAAAAACCAACATGGCCAGCAGACGACGACGGCGGGTTATGTGCCTTGATTGGATCTCAGGCATgagagaaagagagatggccaaaaAGGAAAGGGAGAGATACGGGGATCCAGGCGCGGGAGATACGCCGGATTCCTGCGTACGAGGATGTGCTTGGGTTTCAATGCGTGTTTTTTTCACCGGTTTTTCTGGTGTGATGATGCGGGacagagaaaatgttggaggacgaggTTCGACCGGTGGGAGGGAGGCCTATCAATGTTATTTTTTCTTATGAGAAACAACCATCGATGGTGTGGGAGGCTAACGAAGGAAACTACCTACTAAGGCATCTTCAAGACGGACATGCAAACCGTCCGCGTTCGTCTGGACTGCGCTGTCTGGaccgcggaagccatccaacgcgggCCTATATCGGTCCGCGGGCGGTCCGGACGCGTTCTCTCTCGCAAACCGGAGACAAAAGTGGGGGAGGTTTGCGGGAGTCTGCACACCACACACGTAAGACTCCAATACCTCTGGCTCACTCAAAACCCTTCCCGGACCCTGCGCCTCCACCCTTCCCATTttatcttctttcttttttctatcTTGCCTTCGCCACCGCGGCTATGAACGGATGTACCCTTTGTATGCGGCTATTTGATCGCGCGGacttaaaaaaaaaagagaaaggctggATGTATGCCGCTACGGTTGGATGGTGTCCTCCCACATCCGTGTCCGCGGACTGGCCCCCCTATCCGCGATGGATGTGGGAGAAAATTTGCGGGTTGCCGGTGGAGATGTCCTAACTCTTATTTGACACCGAAAAACatttctatacctactaataaagcaatgtgCGTCTCGTCAATTTTTTTCATCCGTTCATCGCCGAAAAGAATTTTTTCTATCTGAGGTGGTACTAAGTTCTTATGCATTTGTCTGCTAGAAAAAGAATTTTCGTACGTGGGCCACGCGCTGTGGCCCAGCGAAGCCAGCCCACTTAATTTTCTGCCCCCGCAGCTGCGAAAATTCTACTATCTTTGATCGGGCAACCACAACGCTTGTGCATTGTTTTCTTCCTGGAGGCGTTGCTTTTGGAGAACCTTCTTTGTAGTCCAAATGTTGTCTTTGGTGGTGGTTAGAGTGCTACTGCTACGCGTGATTGCTCACCGTGGCAgggtctcttttttctctttttattttagttttttggctgtgtgcatcctggaTGTTTTTATACATCTTGTTGGTGCAGAGTCTGAGTATAATTGATATCTGCTTCATATTAATATATTCTCCTTTTCAAAAAAATCCTTGAGATGGATGACAAGATCGGAATCTATAGCTACAATGATGCCATGAAAATTGTTCATATATGGGTGTTACAGAACTATGAAAGCAAGGTTTGGGACTACAAGTGCCGGCTCGAAATGCTAGTTGAAAAAATCAGGGACCGTTCAGGAAGGTGCAAGGATTATTGGGATGCCAGCATTGTGTCTGTGGATGGTGACGTCTTCTTGCTGCTCAATCTTGGCGGATGGCTGTTGTATGTTGACACCGATGGTGAACTTGTTGACAGATTCCATCATGATTGCCAATACTTATATCTTTGGAAACGTCGGCTCAAACAAATTCTTGTTTTACATACCTTCTTTGCGGCACTAGAAAGCTATGTTGTGAATGGTTTTCCTTTCACCTGACGGCTTTTGAGTGCGGTGCTGCTTCTTGAAGGCCTAGTTGGCATACCCTTATGAGCTGCAATATCTTTGAATTGGATCAAGTATGAGCCTGCCAAACTCTTTCTGCATTGATGTATACCATTTGTTTTTTTTTTACGGCACTACGGCGGGCTTATGCTGGCCTGAACCATTTCATTAATAGATAAAAAAGTACATTTACAAGGCAGAGAAAGGGAAGGAGGTTGAGAGTACAAATCAATTAAGCTACAATCTCATAGATAAGTGGAACAACATGGTACTCCAATCTCGAAGAAGGTGCAGAATTTGCTCATTGGAGCATCTATTGGACCAAAGCATGAGGTCGCCGGCAGCCGAGCGGGCTACGAGGTTGATCGGTTGAAGTTCATTCCGAAAAACTTTGGCATTTCttcttttccaaatattccacagaATAGCAATGATAACCGTGGAGCGAGGTTTGTTGGTTAGGCCCTGTCCCCAGAGCTGGTGTAGGTCCGTCGGTAGCGTGGCAGTAATTGAATTTAGCTCTTCCAAAACGGACGCAGGTGGTGGCATTGCAGGAGGAGGTGAGTGATTGATTCTGTATCCAGGCAGAACGGGCAACAGACGGAGTTTGTTAACCCCCTTTTGAATCGTCTTTCGTTGGTGAATAGCCGGTTTTTGTGTGCTAGCCAAAGAAAAATTCTGCATTTGTTGGGTGCATAGTTCTTCCAAATGGCCGTTGCGAAGGGGTCAATTGGCTTGTTGATCCAAACAGCCTTGTAGGTCGATTTGCAAGTCATAGGCTTGCCATCAAAACGTCCTATTCGTTTGTCCATCACCTGCAAATTCAAGGAAACAGATGCAAGCATAGCGCGAAGGTTTCCAACTCGAGTTCGGCGGCATGAGTAAGGCGAGGAGCCAGGTCAAGGTTCAAGGCAGGGTAGCCTTTGGGTACAGAGTCAAGCTTGGACGATTATGTTGTTCCATGAAATCTATGCTTGTCTCTGTACCCTTTGGGGCTCAAGTGACCTTTGCTGTGTTCATGCTAAAGTTATGAAGTAATTTTTCTTTGCTTCTGGAATATTTGCCAACTGATCCGCCTCGTAGTCTATTTTTTTTGTGAATACGCAAAAGGcttgcgtatcattgcattgataggtaGAAAATAGCAAGAGTTACATGGATGTTACAGAGAAGAGGGGTGGTGGTCTGTCGAGCATGTGCGCAAGGATGGCATGCCACGACAGCCGTGGCGCACGGGGAGGAGTGGGTGCGCCTGCCACGGCGGCCCTAGGCTACGTCTCCGGCATGCTGAGCGCCAATCCTGAGGCACCCGCGCGTGCCCAAAGTCTCGATTCCTCCCGGATGTCGTTGATGGCGCGGCTCACGGAGGGGTGGTCGCCGTTGAAGACACAACCATTGCGGTGTTTCCATAACCACCATGCCGTGAGGATGGCAATGGAGGCGAGCCCGCCTCGAAGGATGTGAGGCGTGGCAGCGATGGCCGAGGTCAGCCAGGCGATGAACTCTTCGTCTTGGTCCGGGATGGTGGCGGTGGAACGACACCAGGAGAGCACTTCATGCCACACCGAACGGGAGGAGCAGCCCGCGAGAAGGTGTTGCATCGTCTCGGGCTCCTGATCACAGAGGAGACAGGTAGGCTCGTGGGGCAGGTCATGTCACGCGAGGCGGTCGGCCGTCCAGCATCGTCCAAGcagggccagtcagataaaaaACTTGATGCGAAGCGGCGCCCACGATCGCCAGGTGATGCGCCAATGGGGGTCCTCGGTGGATCCAGTGAACAAAGCATGGTAGCATTGACCC is drawn from Triticum dicoccoides isolate Atlit2015 ecotype Zavitan chromosome 4A, WEW_v2.0, whole genome shotgun sequence and contains these coding sequences:
- the LOC119287428 gene encoding TATA-binding protein-associated factor 2N-like — its product is MGIFDLLDLADGASGDEAVARVVKKVVPPDDPDKPTKAAKKAAAAAAKDAAANPPKDDHPPHHHDQQQHYPQEGGNYYQREGNFGGGRGRGQGYYGGGGGRGGRGRGRGAGSSRVFEDANGRFYHDGYQRVYLTNDRPYYGNGNGNRDYNNNNGNGGGYNQAPDSNYRNGGEGQRYGNDDRQYGRDNMKYVPKSKPSSVAASDVDTKSEGKVEPAAVEKQEEAPAAQNVASESDKSTGDVQKDDSKKEEGEGAEKKPEGECADKEGDGAEKKEKTNKAKCISGSVKRKLKKQKPKKEDSNGDAPNETTAEKEQEAPIEQEKIEMTLEEYEKMQEKKKSLEASKPEERRVAAVDFEGLQLLEKKKIEVDAKLKAENVRKAKEAAAKEAKPRKVSIQEYLKNEDGSAYVPPTPPRRPQYGGGYRGGRGNGSYNGRSSRDNSSERRVYNSGRGESAIVFHNVEANANDSGAPRRGEGYNGERRQGGYQQGGYNGGRGNGRYQERQDAGSKQQGGYYQERRDAYNGDRREQGGYNNGGGRGNGGYQERRDGYNGDRRQQGGYNGGRGNGGYQENNGGRGQERQDAYNGERRQQGGYNNGGGRGNGGYQERQEGGERRQQGGYNNGGGYQQGGNYRQWQGPRPKQDKEFTPADFPALGGASQSQSQSQAQPQPQA